Proteins from a genomic interval of Apteryx mantelli isolate bAptMan1 chromosome 5, bAptMan1.hap1, whole genome shotgun sequence:
- the NPY2R gene encoding neuropeptide Y receptor type 2 — protein MGPLVSIGEENQTDEMKMELFTRLYLPRFTTPLNELTLDPKPELKDSTTLVEVQIILIFAYCSIILLGVIGNSLVIHVIIKFKSMRTVTNFFIANLAVADLLVNTLCLPFTLVYTLLGEWKLGPVLCHLVPYAQALAVHVSTVTLTVIALDRHRCIVYHLESKISKRISFLIIGVAWAVSALLASPLAIFREYSLIEIIPDFKIVVCSEKWPGEGQLNYGTIYSVSMLLIQYVLPLAVISYAYTRIWTKLKNHVSPGAGNDHYHHRRQKTTKMLVCVVVVFAVSWLPFHTFQLVSDINSQVLDLKEYKLIYTVFHVIAMCSTFANPLLYGWMNNNYRTAFLTAFQCEQRLDSIHPEVSAAFKAGKKLEAKKNNFPGDSFTQPTNV, from the coding sequence ATGGGGCCTCTGGTATCAATAGGCGAAGAAAACCAAACAGACGAAATGAAAATGGAGCTGTTCACCAGGCTGTACTTGCCAAGATTCACCACACCACTCAATGAATTGACTCTCGACCCTAAACCAGAACTGAAGGACAGCACCACGCTGGTTGAAGTGCAGATCATCCTCATCTTTGCTTACTGTTCCATTATCCTGTTGGGGGTGATCGGGAACTCCCTTGTGATCCATGTGATCATCAAGTTCAAAAGCATGCGCACAGTGACTAACTTCTTCATTGCTAACCTGGCTGTGGCTGATCTGCTGGTGAATACATTGTGCCTGCCCTTCACGTTAGTTTACACACTGTTGGGTGAATGGaaactgggcccagtcttgtgcCACCTGGTGCCTTACGCCCAGGCTCTTGCTGTGCACGTGTCTACTGTCACTTTGACTGTGATTGCTTTGGATCGACATCGCTGCATCGTCTACCACTTGGAAAGCAAAATTTCCAAGCGGATCAGCTTTCTGATCATAGGAGTAGCCTGGGCAGTCAGTGCCCTGTTAGCAAGTCCTCTGGCCATCTTCCGTGAGTACTCACTGATTGAGATCATTCCTGACTTCAAAATTGTGGTCTGCTCTGAAAAGTGGCCAGGGGAGGGGCAGCTTAACTATGGCACAATCTACAGTGTCTCCATGCTTCTGATCCAGTATGTGCTGCCCTTGGCAGTTATCTCCTATGCCTACACCCGTATTTGGACCAAACTCAAGAACCATGTTAGTCCTGGGGCAGGGAATGACCACTACCACCACCGGCGGCAGAAAACCACCAAAATGTTGGTGTGTGTGGTTGTGGTGTTTGCTGTCAGCTGGCTGCCCTTTCACACCTTCCAACTGGTCAGTGATATTAACAGTCAGGTGTTAGACCTGAAAGAATACAAACTGATCTACACAGTGTTTCATGTCATTGCCATGTGCTCAACCTTTGCTAACCCCCTCCTCTATGGCTGGATGAATAACAACTACAGGACGGCCTTCCTCACAGCCTTCCAGTGTGAACAACGGTTGGACTCCATCCACCCTGAAGTATCAGCAGCTTTCAAAGCCGGGAAGAAACTAGAAGCAAAGAAGAATAACTTCCCTGGAGACTCTTTCACACAACCTACCAATGTCTAA